Proteins from one Deinococcus actinosclerus genomic window:
- the purB gene encoding adenylosuccinate lyase, which translates to MIDRYLTPEMKALWSEASKYRAWLRVELAAMQAQARHGEVPQDAFDTLLAKSAADPLDEAFAHKVAEIEAVTRHDIVAFTRALTDRYGDEARFIHHGLTSTDVVDTAQNLVLDEALGVIITDVEALREVCRIQAAAHKHTPTVGRTHGIHAEPMTFGLKFLNWMATLDRDLERLHAARKRIQVVMLSGSVGTFAHVSPRIEEEVAQAWGWQAAPVTNQTLARDRHAEVLSALAIYGTTVEKIAVEIRHLQRSEVREAMEPFGKGQTGSSSMPHKKNPILTENVTGLARLLRGYLLTGLENVPLWHERDISHSSAERVILPDATAATSYATRRLTGVLRDLVVFPERMLRNLNDLGGLVFSQRVLHALIDEKGMTREDAYTLVQRGALRSWETGEGLRDLLKADPENPLSDAELDAAFDLGWYLRHVDDIYARFGM; encoded by the coding sequence GTGATTGACCGTTACCTGACCCCGGAGATGAAGGCGCTGTGGAGCGAGGCCAGCAAGTACCGCGCGTGGCTGCGCGTGGAACTGGCCGCCATGCAGGCGCAGGCGCGGCACGGCGAGGTGCCCCAGGACGCCTTCGACACCCTGCTCGCCAAGAGCGCGGCCGACCCGCTCGACGAGGCGTTCGCGCACAAGGTGGCGGAGATCGAGGCGGTGACGCGGCACGACATCGTGGCGTTCACGCGCGCCCTGACCGACCGCTACGGCGACGAGGCGCGCTTCATCCACCACGGCCTGACGAGCACGGACGTGGTGGATACGGCCCAGAACCTCGTGCTGGACGAGGCGCTGGGCGTGATCATCACGGACGTGGAGGCGCTGCGCGAGGTGTGCCGCATCCAGGCGGCGGCGCACAAGCACACGCCCACGGTGGGCCGCACACACGGCATCCACGCCGAACCGATGACCTTCGGCCTGAAGTTCCTGAACTGGATGGCGACCCTGGACCGCGACCTGGAGCGCCTGCACGCCGCCCGCAAGCGCATTCAGGTGGTCATGCTGTCGGGTTCGGTGGGGACGTTCGCGCACGTCTCGCCGCGCATCGAGGAGGAGGTCGCGCAGGCCTGGGGCTGGCAGGCGGCGCCCGTCACGAACCAGACGCTCGCCCGTGACCGTCACGCCGAGGTCCTGAGCGCCCTGGCGATCTACGGCACCACCGTCGAGAAGATCGCCGTGGAGATCCGCCACCTCCAGCGAAGCGAGGTGCGCGAGGCGATGGAACCCTTCGGGAAGGGCCAGACCGGCAGTTCCTCCATGCCGCACAAGAAAAACCCGATCCTGACCGAGAACGTGACCGGTCTGGCGCGGCTGCTGCGCGGCTACCTGCTGACGGGCCTGGAGAACGTACCGCTGTGGCACGAGCGGGACATCAGCCACTCCAGCGCCGAGCGGGTCATCCTGCCCGACGCGACCGCCGCGACGAGCTACGCCACGCGCCGCCTGACGGGCGTGCTGCGCGACCTCGTGGTGTTCCCCGAGCGGATGCTGCGCAACCTGAACGACCTGGGCGGTCTGGTGTTCAGCCAGCGGGTGCTGCACGCCCTGATCGACGAGAAGGGCATGACCCGCGAGGACGCGTACACCCTGGTGCAGCGGGGCGCCCTGCGTTCCTGGGAGACCGGCGAGGGGCTGCGCGACCTGCTGAAGGCCGACCCGGAGAACCCCCTGAGCGACGCGGAACTGGACGCCGCGTTCGACCTGGGCTGGTACCTGCGGCACGTCGACGACATCTACGCCCGCTTCGGGATGTAA